A window of the Euzebya pacifica genome harbors these coding sequences:
- a CDS encoding carotenoid oxygenase family protein — MDIELVGRALTTLPEDDDHPYRSGPWRPQVEEFRADDLEVIGDLPTDLDGVYLRNTENPVHPAIQRYHPFDGDGMVHMVGFRDGTAFYRNRFVRTAGFEAEQDAGRSLWAGIAEDPRVAEREGWGARGRMKDASSTDIVVHAGQALTSFYQCGDLYRLDPLTLQTMGRATWDGRFPAEGVSAHPKVDDRTGEMLFFNYGKEAPYMHYGVVDADNRLVHYTDIPLPGPRLPHDMAITENYAILNDLPLHWDEDLLKKGVHAARMHDAPTRFAVIPRRGTSTDIRWFEADPTYVLHWTNAYEDGEEIVLEGFYQDNPVPDPPKEDRMRMFRYLALDVMQTRLHRWRFDLRTGRTREEHLREEHTEFGMINEGHLGRDYRYVYAATAKPGWFLFDGLVKHDVKTGHDERFALEEGVFCSETVMAPRVGATAEDDGYLVTLTIDTNRDCSEALVLDAANPADGPIARVRLPQRISSGTHATWASGEEIPGWFDVERAADAVT, encoded by the coding sequence ATGGACATCGAGCTGGTCGGCCGCGCGCTGACGACCCTTCCCGAGGATGACGACCACCCCTACCGCAGCGGGCCCTGGCGACCGCAGGTCGAGGAGTTCCGGGCGGACGACCTGGAGGTCATCGGCGACCTGCCGACCGACCTCGACGGTGTCTACCTGCGCAACACCGAGAACCCGGTGCACCCGGCCATCCAGCGCTACCACCCCTTCGACGGGGACGGCATGGTCCACATGGTGGGCTTCAGGGACGGCACGGCCTTCTACCGCAACCGGTTCGTCCGCACCGCCGGGTTCGAGGCCGAGCAGGACGCCGGCCGGTCGCTGTGGGCCGGTATCGCAGAGGACCCCCGCGTCGCCGAGCGCGAGGGATGGGGCGCCCGCGGCCGCATGAAGGACGCGTCGAGCACCGACATCGTCGTGCACGCCGGGCAGGCCCTCACCTCCTTCTACCAGTGCGGTGACCTCTACCGACTCGACCCCCTGACCCTGCAGACCATGGGGCGGGCGACGTGGGACGGCCGCTTCCCCGCCGAGGGCGTGTCGGCCCACCCGAAGGTCGACGACCGCACCGGCGAGATGTTGTTCTTCAACTACGGCAAGGAGGCCCCGTACATGCACTACGGCGTCGTCGACGCCGACAACCGCCTGGTGCACTACACCGACATCCCGCTGCCGGGTCCACGCCTGCCCCACGACATGGCGATCACCGAGAACTACGCCATCCTCAACGACCTGCCGTTGCACTGGGACGAGGACCTGCTGAAGAAGGGCGTCCACGCCGCCCGGATGCACGATGCCCCCACCCGGTTCGCCGTCATCCCCCGCCGGGGGACGTCGACGGACATCCGCTGGTTCGAGGCCGACCCCACCTACGTCCTGCACTGGACCAACGCCTACGAGGACGGCGAGGAGATCGTGCTGGAGGGCTTCTACCAGGACAACCCGGTGCCGGATCCCCCCAAGGAGGACCGCATGCGGATGTTCCGCTACCTGGCCCTCGACGTCATGCAGACCCGCCTGCACCGTTGGCGCTTCGACCTCCGCACCGGTCGGACCCGCGAGGAGCACCTGCGCGAGGAGCACACCGAGTTCGGGATGATCAACGAAGGGCACCTCGGGCGCGACTACCGCTACGTCTACGCCGCCACCGCCAAGCCGGGCTGGTTCCTGTTCGACGGGCTGGTCAAGCACGACGTCAAGACCGGACACGACGAGCGGTTCGCCCTCGAGGAAGGGGTGTTCTGCTCCGAGACGGTCATGGCCCCCCGCGTGGGCGCGACGGCCGAGGACGACGGCTACCTAGTCACTCTCACGATCGACACCAACCGGGACTGCTCGGAGGCCCTCGTGCTGGATGCCGCGAACCCGGCCGACGGGCCGATCGCGCGGGTTCGCCTGCCCCAGCGGATCAGCAGCGGCACTCACGCGACCTGGGCCTCGGGGGAGGAGATCCCCGGCTGGTTCGACGTGGAACGCGCCGCAGACGCCGTGACCTGA
- the speB gene encoding agmatinase, which translates to MDEPDRTLPDGYEDQLGHGALTFADRPLLTGTADLDRWQPDVAIVGAPLDINTTNKPGARFGPRALRAEADHPGAYHLDLRIEVFDHLEVVDYGDAMCPHGQSEVGLANIRQRVLEVASRGIVPVVIGGDHSITWPSVEAVAEAHGWGSIGVVHFDAHADTADRIDGNAASHGTPMRRLIESGAVLGRNFVQVGLRGYWPPAHVFDWMQEQGMRWHLMQEVWERGAPAVMADAVAEAMEGCDALYLSVDIDVLDPGFAPGTGTPEPGGMAPADLLRAVRKLALETNLVGMDIVEVSPPYDHAQQTVNNAHRVVMEFLAGLAVRRRDG; encoded by the coding sequence ATGGACGAGCCAGACCGCACCCTGCCCGACGGCTACGAGGACCAGCTCGGTCACGGCGCGCTGACCTTCGCGGATCGGCCGTTGCTGACCGGCACGGCCGACCTCGACCGCTGGCAGCCGGACGTCGCGATCGTGGGTGCCCCGCTGGACATCAACACGACGAACAAACCCGGCGCACGATTCGGGCCGCGGGCGTTGCGTGCCGAGGCCGACCACCCGGGCGCCTACCACCTGGACCTGCGGATCGAGGTGTTCGACCACCTCGAGGTCGTCGACTACGGCGACGCGATGTGCCCGCACGGGCAGTCGGAGGTGGGGCTGGCCAACATCCGCCAGCGGGTGCTGGAGGTCGCCAGCCGCGGCATCGTGCCGGTCGTCATCGGCGGGGACCACTCCATCACGTGGCCCAGCGTCGAGGCGGTGGCCGAGGCCCACGGGTGGGGGTCGATCGGCGTCGTGCACTTCGATGCCCACGCCGACACCGCCGACCGGATCGACGGCAACGCGGCCAGCCACGGCACCCCGATGCGACGGTTGATCGAGTCCGGCGCGGTCCTCGGACGCAACTTCGTCCAGGTCGGGCTGCGCGGCTACTGGCCGCCCGCCCACGTCTTCGACTGGATGCAGGAGCAGGGGATGCGCTGGCACCTCATGCAGGAGGTGTGGGAGCGCGGTGCCCCGGCGGTCATGGCCGACGCCGTCGCCGAGGCCATGGAGGGCTGCGACGCCCTGTACCTGTCGGTCGACATCGACGTGCTCGACCCCGGGTTCGCGCCGGGTACGGGCACCCCCGAACCGGGTGGCATGGCCCCCGCGGACCTCCTGCGAGCGGTGAGGAAGCTGGCCCTGGAGACCAACCTCGTCGGCATGGACATCGTGGAGGTCTCACCGCCCTACGACCACGCGCAGCAGACGGTCAACAACGCCCACCGGGTGGTCATGGAGTTCCTCGCCGGACTGGCCGTCCGGCGCCGGGACGGATGA
- a CDS encoding DsbA family protein, whose product MSNPRRLFLPALALLAAIGLAAAAFLGGDEPALVDAADPAVATPADTPPAGDSTPATEAAAVPDDRPSRERMTPLRVDQPGMTIGDPDAPLVMVAFESFGCLWCGNFHRLTMPGVMTDWVDTGLLRIETRMLPYEDRAVPGARIGMAAGLQDRYWPLAEHLYPFISGGGEPPVGRDLTEAELGAYRERQTEEALLAQVEGVADEIDLDWDRFLADYASAEVATLVQRDQQLAYQLGFTGTPALVVNGVPMGGYASPERFDEFLTGVHDATMG is encoded by the coding sequence GTGTCCAACCCCCGCCGTCTGTTCCTGCCTGCCCTTGCGCTCCTTGCCGCCATCGGGCTGGCTGCCGCTGCGTTCCTCGGGGGTGACGAGCCGGCGCTGGTCGATGCGGCCGATCCAGCGGTGGCCACCCCCGCCGACACCCCACCAGCAGGCGACTCGACTCCAGCAACCGAGGCCGCCGCCGTTCCCGACGACCGCCCGTCGCGCGAGCGCATGACGCCGCTTCGTGTCGACCAGCCCGGCATGACGATCGGGGACCCCGACGCCCCCCTGGTGATGGTGGCCTTCGAGTCCTTCGGCTGCCTGTGGTGCGGTAACTTCCACCGCCTGACCATGCCCGGGGTCATGACCGACTGGGTCGACACCGGCCTGCTGCGGATCGAGACCCGCATGCTGCCCTACGAGGACCGCGCCGTCCCGGGCGCACGGATCGGCATGGCCGCGGGGTTGCAGGACCGCTACTGGCCGCTGGCCGAGCACCTCTATCCCTTCATCTCCGGTGGCGGCGAACCGCCCGTGGGCCGTGACCTCACCGAGGCCGAGCTCGGCGCCTACCGCGAACGCCAGACCGAGGAGGCGCTGCTGGCGCAGGTCGAGGGCGTCGCCGACGAGATCGACCTGGACTGGGACCGCTTCCTGGCCGACTACGCCTCCGCCGAGGTCGCCACGCTGGTCCAGCGAGACCAGCAGCTTGCCTACCAGCTCGGCTTCACCGGCACGCCCGCGCTGGTCGTCAACGGCGTGCCGATGGGCGGCTACGCCAGCCCCGAGCGCTTCGACGAGTTCCTGACCGGCGTGCACGACGCCACGATGGGCTGA
- a CDS encoding cytochrome c biogenesis CcdA family protein, translating to MPLGADVGYVAALVGGVLALLSPCGALLLPSFFAYAFDSSGRLLARTGVFWLGLVTTLVPLGVSASAATRLVRTNQDTVVAVAAGLVIVLGVVTALGGGFVLLPSRLSSRTAPAEGSGPWGVYVLGLAYGLTGFCTGPILGSILVLAAAGGQPLRGGALLAVYAVGMVVPLIVLALLWERIGDRVLRMLRGRELQVGRLRLHTTSLVSGLLLIAVGVLLLVGGGSLVESPDLALLGARAEEWARTVGARVPDRALAVVAVVAALWWFVARLREGPDR from the coding sequence GTGCCGCTCGGCGCCGATGTCGGCTACGTCGCTGCGCTCGTCGGCGGGGTGCTCGCCTTGCTCAGCCCATGCGGGGCGCTGCTCCTCCCCTCCTTCTTCGCCTACGCCTTCGACAGCTCGGGCCGCCTGCTCGCCCGCACGGGCGTGTTCTGGCTGGGGCTCGTCACCACGCTGGTCCCCCTGGGCGTGTCGGCGTCGGCCGCCACCCGGCTGGTCAGGACCAACCAGGACACCGTTGTCGCCGTCGCGGCCGGGCTGGTGATCGTGCTCGGCGTCGTCACGGCGTTGGGCGGTGGGTTCGTGCTGCTGCCGTCCCGTCTCTCCTCGCGCACCGCACCGGCGGAGGGGAGCGGGCCCTGGGGCGTCTACGTGCTGGGGCTGGCCTACGGCCTGACGGGGTTCTGCACCGGCCCGATCCTCGGGTCGATCCTGGTGCTGGCCGCGGCCGGCGGACAGCCCCTGCGGGGCGGGGCGCTGCTGGCGGTGTACGCCGTCGGCATGGTCGTCCCCCTCATCGTCCTCGCCCTGCTGTGGGAACGGATCGGCGACCGGGTGCTGCGCATGCTCAGGGGACGCGAGCTGCAGGTCGGACGGCTTCGCCTGCACACGACGTCCCTCGTCTCCGGCCTCCTGCTGATCGCCGTCGGCGTCCTGCTGCTGGTCGGTGGCGGGTCGCTGGTGGAGTCCCCCGACCTCGCGCTGCTCGGCGCCCGGGCGGAGGAATGGGCTCGGACCGTCGGCGCCCGTGTGCCCGATCGTGCGCTGGCCGTCGTCGCCGTCGTCGCGGCGCTGTGGTGGTTCGTCGCCCGCCTCCGCGAGGGCCCCGACCGCTGA
- a CDS encoding fatty acid desaturase → MSQSDTTASTGSDRIRLPRIPSPGVPRPEVAWPTVALAVGLLIAWGVMAWGALTGSISLWVTMPVHAFVSFGMFTVLHDAAHRGLGKRRSVNELLGRVAVPFVASYASFPLFRHIHLTHHRFVNEGDELDPDSWMIHGPAWQLPFRWMLVDVHYASFYLKGWRDRPRKEITESVVVAVVAIGAIVGLVVAGFGPELLLLYVVPQRIALVVLAWWFDWLPHHGLDGTTTDRRLQSTRNIIGWEKVLTPLLFSQNYHLLHHVHPIVPFYRYVEAWRNGEEAYLAHDPALSTVSGRPMDPEDYRAIRGLADAAPTPA, encoded by the coding sequence ATGTCGCAGTCCGACACCACCGCCAGCACCGGGTCCGACCGGATCCGGCTTCCCCGCATCCCCTCGCCCGGGGTCCCTCGTCCCGAGGTCGCCTGGCCGACGGTCGCGCTCGCCGTGGGACTGCTGATCGCCTGGGGGGTCATGGCATGGGGCGCGCTGACCGGTTCGATCAGCCTCTGGGTCACGATGCCCGTCCACGCGTTCGTGTCCTTCGGCATGTTCACGGTGCTGCACGACGCAGCCCACCGCGGGCTCGGCAAACGCCGGTCGGTCAACGAGCTGCTCGGCCGGGTGGCCGTGCCGTTCGTCGCCTCCTACGCGTCGTTTCCGTTGTTCCGCCACATCCACCTCACCCACCATCGGTTCGTCAACGAAGGCGACGAGCTCGACCCCGACAGCTGGATGATCCACGGTCCCGCCTGGCAGCTTCCGTTCCGCTGGATGCTGGTCGACGTGCACTACGCGTCGTTCTACCTGAAGGGGTGGCGCGACCGTCCCCGCAAGGAGATCACCGAGTCAGTCGTGGTGGCGGTCGTCGCGATCGGCGCCATCGTCGGGCTGGTGGTGGCCGGATTCGGTCCCGAGCTGCTGCTGCTGTACGTCGTCCCCCAGCGCATCGCCCTGGTCGTGCTGGCCTGGTGGTTCGACTGGCTGCCCCACCACGGCCTCGACGGCACCACCACCGACCGGCGGCTGCAGTCGACCCGCAACATCATCGGATGGGAGAAGGTGCTGACCCCGCTGCTGTTCAGCCAGAACTACCACCTGCTGCACCACGTCCACCCGATCGTGCCGTTCTATCGGTACGTGGAGGCGTGGCGGAACGGTGAGGAGGCCTACCTCGCCCACGACCCGGCGCTGTCGACGGTGTCGGGACGGCCGATGGATCCCGAGGACTACCGGGCCATCCGCGGCCTTGCCGACGCGGCGCCCACCCCTGCCTGA
- a CDS encoding cell wall-binding repeat-containing protein — MQSRSRLTQVLFLVVALVAGLSPAAVSGQEDPQVVRHAGADRVQTAAALAVATPPSDTVVIARADEFPDALAGAFLAAPVLLTGPDALPRATVKAIEELEPTDAVVLGGERAVGQAVVDELEAMGLDVERLAGDSRVDTAVAIATSGREVGRIDEQTTAVLVAAGTFADALVAGPLAAGAGLPILLTDTAEVPQATLDALAQLDVDQVLIVGGTAVVSPEVLDTVRSEGYDVRRLAGDSRQATAAEVARYAGDVVGWTPTDVVLATGADFPDALAAAPLAGALRSPLLLTGGSAAADAVGGLIGCRVARVIVAGGTAVVADADVTPVVDALGSSELCPVDPSLFPTQAVVRVGETHELAVDLYGGSRALAPASGDVASGPEVRFTIVPDTLSRAMATIVSDDVAPADLPLGGGGMEAAVLADDDGIARLRFTSSTPGLAVIRACATGDDEDVCVEGAVQFSARYTAAVGADGEGLAFVSLDDDRLCASMGGVESDGIAITTADGMPVTAIDDGTGCIDGVGVAQQQVDDDPVGYGITVGNTFTPFSVIGSEYAEWESQQAVPFVPGPATQGNTELVAHIDGLNDVTALNFIDYGDRDVLFATGRFGLQSFDVTDPSAPVFLDSLEMPDFWENEDMDVDVERKLVMLSRDPRAYGGSTDDGVAGVYLIDATDPAALRRIVFHELPAGHTATCVRSQRADGSMAVCDHLWSGGPATGTHQPDEWGGRPVFVTDITDPERPFTHPMPLLTNQNDGVTDYAHDVQVDADGLAWVSSRGGVYGFHTFGTHVDPLTGATRQATPADPVPFAGGTLEGEDSSGGVIHNSYRPVGDEADLGADLETSGFAEGELIYATDEAFTSACTSDGLFNIVTLEGSFAGEGFVSTPEEPFRLRTVGTWSPIAAGEPGPIPLCSAHYFDMKDSIVAYSWYGQGTRFVDVSDPTDPIQVAFHRPLVNLSFAPRWRGDVVFVADSLRGIDIVRLTDGAFEAQAAHEQIAAPALPSIGPDTVSAALLGLPVDLGGRSWTADPAFGWACWIPTRRD; from the coding sequence ATGCAGTCACGATCACGTCTCACCCAGGTCCTGTTCCTCGTCGTCGCCCTCGTGGCCGGCCTGTCACCAGCCGCGGTCAGTGGTCAGGAGGATCCGCAGGTCGTCCGCCACGCCGGGGCCGACAGGGTCCAGACCGCTGCGGCCCTGGCCGTCGCAACCCCGCCCAGCGACACCGTCGTCATCGCCCGCGCCGACGAATTCCCCGACGCGCTCGCCGGGGCCTTCCTGGCCGCACCGGTGCTGCTGACCGGGCCCGATGCGTTGCCCCGGGCCACCGTCAAGGCCATCGAGGAGCTCGAGCCGACCGACGCGGTGGTGCTCGGTGGCGAACGTGCCGTCGGGCAGGCCGTGGTCGACGAGCTCGAGGCGATGGGGCTGGACGTGGAACGGCTGGCCGGCGACAGCCGTGTCGACACCGCCGTGGCCATCGCCACCTCCGGCCGCGAGGTCGGTCGCATCGACGAGCAGACGACCGCGGTCCTGGTCGCGGCCGGGACCTTCGCCGACGCCCTCGTGGCCGGGCCGCTGGCTGCCGGTGCTGGCCTGCCCATCCTCCTGACCGACACCGCCGAGGTGCCCCAGGCCACCCTGGACGCGTTGGCCCAGCTGGATGTCGATCAGGTCCTGATCGTCGGCGGCACCGCCGTGGTGTCGCCCGAGGTGCTCGACACCGTCCGGTCCGAGGGCTACGACGTGCGCCGCCTGGCCGGCGACTCGCGACAGGCCACCGCTGCCGAAGTCGCCCGCTACGCTGGTGACGTCGTCGGCTGGACCCCGACCGATGTCGTGCTGGCGACGGGCGCGGACTTCCCCGACGCGCTGGCCGCAGCCCCCTTGGCCGGTGCGCTCCGTTCGCCACTGCTGCTGACCGGCGGCAGCGCCGCCGCGGATGCGGTTGGCGGCTTGATCGGCTGCCGCGTGGCTCGTGTGATCGTCGCCGGCGGCACCGCCGTCGTGGCCGATGCCGACGTGACCCCGGTCGTCGACGCCCTTGGCTCCAGCGAGCTGTGTCCTGTCGACCCGTCCCTGTTCCCGACCCAGGCCGTGGTGCGTGTGGGCGAGACCCACGAGCTCGCCGTGGACCTGTACGGCGGCAGCCGCGCCCTGGCGCCGGCCTCCGGCGACGTCGCCAGCGGCCCGGAGGTCCGGTTCACGATCGTGCCGGACACGCTCAGCCGTGCGATGGCGACCATCGTCAGCGACGACGTCGCCCCAGCCGATCTTCCGCTGGGTGGCGGTGGCATGGAAGCGGCCGTCCTGGCCGACGACGACGGGATCGCCCGGCTCCGGTTCACCTCATCCACGCCCGGACTGGCCGTGATCCGGGCCTGCGCCACCGGCGACGACGAGGACGTGTGCGTCGAGGGGGCGGTGCAGTTCAGCGCCCGCTACACCGCTGCGGTCGGGGCCGATGGCGAGGGCCTGGCCTTCGTCTCGCTCGACGACGACCGGCTGTGCGCGTCCATGGGTGGGGTGGAGTCCGACGGGATCGCCATCACCACCGCCGACGGCATGCCGGTGACCGCCATCGACGACGGCACCGGCTGCATCGACGGGGTGGGGGTGGCCCAGCAGCAGGTCGACGACGACCCGGTCGGATACGGCATCACCGTCGGGAACACCTTCACGCCCTTCAGCGTGATCGGCAGCGAGTACGCCGAGTGGGAGTCTCAGCAGGCCGTCCCGTTCGTCCCCGGTCCGGCGACCCAGGGCAACACCGAGCTCGTCGCCCACATCGACGGCCTCAACGACGTCACCGCCCTCAACTTCATCGACTACGGCGACCGCGACGTCCTGTTCGCCACCGGACGGTTCGGCCTCCAGAGCTTCGACGTCACCGACCCGTCCGCCCCCGTGTTCCTCGACAGCCTGGAGATGCCCGACTTCTGGGAGAACGAGGACATGGACGTCGACGTCGAGCGCAAGCTCGTGATGCTCTCGCGGGACCCGCGGGCCTACGGCGGCTCGACCGACGACGGTGTCGCGGGCGTCTACCTGATCGACGCCACCGACCCGGCGGCCCTGCGCCGAATCGTCTTCCACGAGCTGCCCGCTGGCCACACCGCCACCTGCGTCCGTTCCCAGCGCGCCGACGGGTCCATGGCCGTGTGCGACCACCTGTGGTCCGGCGGCCCGGCGACCGGCACCCACCAACCCGACGAGTGGGGCGGCCGTCCGGTGTTCGTGACCGACATCACCGACCCCGAGCGTCCGTTCACCCACCCCATGCCACTGCTGACCAACCAGAACGACGGCGTCACCGACTACGCCCACGACGTGCAGGTCGATGCCGACGGCCTCGCCTGGGTGTCCAGCCGTGGTGGGGTCTACGGCTTCCACACCTTCGGCACGCACGTCGACCCGCTGACCGGCGCAACGCGACAGGCCACTCCGGCCGACCCGGTGCCCTTCGCCGGCGGCACGCTGGAGGGTGAGGACAGCTCCGGTGGGGTCATCCACAACTCCTACCGTCCCGTCGGCGACGAGGCCGACCTCGGCGCCGACCTCGAGACCAGCGGCTTCGCGGAGGGGGAGCTGATCTACGCCACGGACGAGGCCTTCACGTCGGCCTGCACCAGCGACGGGCTGTTCAACATCGTCACCCTCGAGGGGTCCTTCGCCGGCGAGGGCTTCGTGTCCACCCCCGAGGAGCCGTTCCGCCTGCGGACCGTCGGGACGTGGAGCCCGATCGCCGCGGGCGAGCCCGGTCCGATCCCGCTGTGCAGCGCCCACTACTTCGACATGAAGGACTCCATCGTCGCCTACTCCTGGTACGGGCAGGGGACGCGGTTCGTCGACGTGTCCGACCCGACCGACCCGATCCAGGTGGCCTTCCACCGGCCGCTGGTCAACCTGTCGTTCGCACCGCGGTGGCGGGGTGACGTGGTCTTCGTGGCCGACTCCCTGCGGGGCATCGACATCGTGCGGCTGACCGACGGGGCGTTCGAGGCCCAGGCTGCGCACGAGCAGATCGCCGCGCCGGCGCTGCCGTCGATCGGCCCGGACACGGTGTCGGCGGCGCTGCTCGGCCTGCCGGTGGATCTCGGTGGGCGGAGCTGGACCGCCGATCCGGCCTTCGGCTGGGCCTGCTGGATTCCCACTCGCCGAGACTGA
- a CDS encoding carbohydrate kinase family protein: MRIAVTGSIAEDLLLTFPGKFADMILADQLERLSLSFLADGMQRRRGGVGGNIAYGMGQLGANPILVGAVGDDFLAEYKPWLERNGVDCDSVYVSPDKGMARFLCTTDAAQSQIATFYSGAMEDCKEIDLGPIAEVHGGLDLVVVSPNGPEGMLRHTRDAHAMGIDVVADPSQQLARMHGPEIRPLIEGAKYLICNDYERSLITKKTGWSDEELRAQVEVLVTTHGAKGASIEQPGQDELTVLAVAPQDDVELEPTGAGDAFRAGFLSGLAAGLPLESSAQLGCATATLALETVGPQEYVASPAALRPRLATAYGDESAEAIIDALDF; this comes from the coding sequence ATGCGCATCGCTGTGACCGGCTCCATCGCCGAAGACCTGCTCCTGACCTTCCCCGGCAAGTTCGCCGACATGATCCTGGCCGATCAGCTGGAGCGGCTCAGCCTGAGCTTCCTTGCCGATGGCATGCAGCGTCGTCGTGGCGGCGTGGGTGGCAACATCGCCTACGGCATGGGGCAGCTGGGCGCGAACCCGATCCTCGTGGGCGCTGTGGGCGACGACTTCCTGGCCGAGTACAAGCCGTGGCTGGAACGCAACGGCGTCGACTGCGACTCCGTCTACGTCTCGCCCGACAAGGGCATGGCACGGTTCCTGTGCACCACCGACGCCGCCCAGTCCCAGATCGCGACCTTCTACTCCGGTGCCATGGAGGACTGCAAGGAGATCGACCTGGGCCCGATCGCGGAGGTGCACGGCGGCCTCGACCTCGTCGTGGTCTCCCCCAACGGCCCCGAGGGCATGCTGCGCCACACCCGCGACGCCCACGCCATGGGCATCGACGTGGTCGCCGACCCCAGCCAGCAGCTGGCCCGGATGCACGGCCCCGAGATCCGGCCGCTGATCGAGGGCGCCAAGTACCTGATCTGCAACGACTACGAGCGGTCACTCATCACCAAGAAGACCGGCTGGTCCGACGAGGAGCTCCGCGCACAGGTCGAGGTACTCGTCACGACCCACGGGGCCAAGGGGGCCAGCATCGAGCAGCCGGGGCAGGACGAGCTGACCGTCCTCGCCGTCGCGCCACAGGACGACGTCGAGCTCGAGCCGACCGGAGCCGGTGACGCCTTCCGCGCCGGGTTCCTGTCCGGCCTCGCGGCGGGACTGCCGCTGGAGTCCAGCGCCCAGCTGGGGTGCGCCACCGCCACGCTCGCCCTCGAGACCGTCGGCCCGCAGGAGTACGTCGCGTCACCCGCAGCGCTGCGCCCTCGGCTGGCGACCGCCTACGGCGACGAGTCCGCTGAGGCGATCATCGACGCGTTGGACTTCTGA